The following proteins come from a genomic window of Kitasatospora sp. NBC_01246:
- a CDS encoding GNAT family N-acetyltransferase, with protein sequence MEIRRVTQVEAVDAAGHLFDTVPGREATERFLTDERHHLLIAYVDDVPAGIVTGVEMTHPDKGTEMFLYELGVDESFRGRGVGRALVSALADLSRERGCYGVWTITDEENAAALATYRRAGGVPETGQVVLTWTFDQL encoded by the coding sequence ATGGAGATCCGTCGTGTCACTCAGGTCGAGGCGGTCGACGCCGCTGGACATCTCTTCGACACCGTCCCAGGGCGGGAGGCCACCGAACGGTTCCTGACGGACGAGCGCCATCACCTCCTCATCGCCTATGTGGACGACGTCCCGGCGGGGATCGTCACCGGTGTCGAGATGACCCATCCGGACAAGGGAACCGAGATGTTCCTGTACGAGCTGGGCGTGGACGAGTCCTTCCGCGGGCGTGGCGTCGGCCGGGCTCTGGTGTCGGCACTCGCCGACCTGTCCCGTGAACGGGGCTGCTATGGCGTGTGGACCATCACGGACGAGGAGAACGCGGCAGCACTGGCCACGTACCGCCGCGCCGGCGGCGTCCCGGAAACGGGACAGGTGGTCCTCACCTGGACATTCGATCAGCTGTAG